In a genomic window of Phaenicophaeus curvirostris isolate KB17595 chromosome Z, BPBGC_Pcur_1.0, whole genome shotgun sequence:
- the GLRX gene encoding glutaredoxin-1 — protein MADWFVNSRIGENKVTVFVKEGCPYSRNVMDILMEYNFAPGALERVDITRRQDIQDYFHQRVPCVYIGRHCLGGLCELRNLCWRLPTILQQIGALQ, from the exons ATGGCTGATTGGTTTGTGAACAGCAGAATCGGGGAGAACAAAGTCACCGTGTTCGTAAAGGAAGGCTGCCCTTACAGCAGGAATGTCATGGACATACTGATGGAATACAACTTCGCACCTGGAGCCCTCGAAAGGGTTGACATTACCAGGAGGCAGGACATCCAGGATTACTTCCATCAAAGG GTCCCTTGCGTGTACATCGGCAGACACTGCCTCGGAGGACTCTGCGAGCTGCGGAACTTATGCTGGAGACTCCCCACGATTCTGCAGCAGATCGGTGCCCTGCAGTAG